A region from the Cyprinus carpio isolate SPL01 chromosome A8, ASM1834038v1, whole genome shotgun sequence genome encodes:
- the LOC122134418 gene encoding LOW QUALITY PROTEIN: globoside alpha-1,3-N-acetylgalactosaminyltransferase 1-like (The sequence of the model RefSeq protein was modified relative to this genomic sequence to represent the inferred CDS: substituted 1 base at 1 genomic stop codon): protein MCVFNDRTDVASVTPWSAPIIWEGTFDPILIDSIYKQQNLTIATTVFALGKYTRFVKDFLESAEQHYFVGFRVHYYLFTDQPESVPEVKMGENRSLTVRKVQSFKRWQDISMSRMEQLEKLIENELASEADYIFCLDIDTKFYGRWGVESLGRLVGVIHPWLFDAPRDRFTYERRPESQAYIPADEGDYYYAGAAFGGSLEDVHHLTKTCRXKLHIDAANSIEAVWQEESHLNKYFLLNKPSKLLSPEYMWRDINESAAQIKVIRFSNVAKNYAEVRPNP, encoded by the exons atgtgtgtttttaatgatcGGACAGATGTTGCTTCTGTGACACCATGGTCAGCTCCAATCATTTGGGAGGGAACCTTTGACCCCATACTGATCGACTCTATCTACAAACAACAGAAtctcaccatagcaaccactgtCTTCGCTTTGGGAAA ATACACACGTTTTGTCAAAGATTTTCTGGAGTCAGCAGAGCAGCATTACTTTGTTGGATTTCGAGTGCATTACTACTTGTTTACAGATCAACCAGAATCAGTTCCTGAAGTGAAGATGGGTGAAAACCGTAGTTTGACAGTTCGAAAGGTTCAGAGTTTTAAAAGATGGCAGGACATCAGTATGAGCAGGATGGAACAGCTGGAAAAACTAATAGAGAATGAACTGGCTAGTGAGGCTGACTATATTTTCTGCCTTGACATAGATACAAAGTTCTATGGCCGTTGGGGTGTGGAGTCTTTGGGTCGTCTGGTAGGTGTGATACATCCTTGGTTGTTTGATGCTCCAAGGGATCGATTTACATATGAGCGTAGACCAGAGTCTCAAGCATACATTCCAGCTGATGAAGGGGATTATTATTATGCTGGTGCTGCATTTGGTGGCTCATTGGAGGATGTACATCATCTCACCAAAACCTGCAGATAAAAGCTGCACATTGATGCTGCAAACTCCATTGAGGCGGTATGGCAAGAGGAGTCTCACTTAAACAAGTATTTCCTTTTGAACAAACCTAGTAAACTGCTCTCTCCTGAATATATGTGGAGGGACATCAATGAAAGTGCAGCCCAAATAAAAGTAATTCGCTTCTCTAATGTAGCTAAAAACTATGCTGAAGTTCGTCCTAACCCATAG